The following DNA comes from Amycolatopsis albispora.
GTTGTAGTCCTGGACGTGCAGCAGCGTCAGGCTGTCGCGCATCGCGTGGATCACCGGCAGGTACGCCGCCGCCCGCGGGTCCGCGCCGCCCCACTGGCCGCTGCCGTAGAACTGGTAGCCCAGCTGCACGAAGAACGTCTCCGGCGCCATGGTCAGCACGAATCCGGCGCCGTACCGGGCTTTCAGCGTCTTCAGCGCGGAGATCAGGTTGACGATCACCGGTGTGGTCGGGTTCGCCAGCGTGCGGTCGCCGGGGTTGAGCGACAGCGAGTGGCCTTCGAAGTCGATGTCGAGCCCGTCGAGGCCGTACTTGTCGATGATCGCCGCCACCGAGCTGACGAACCTGTCGCGGGCGGCGGTGGTGCTCAGCTGGACCTGGCCGTTCTGGCCGCCGATCGAGATCAGCACCTTCTTGCCCTGCGCCTGCTTGGCCCTGATGGCCTGAATGAACTCGGCTTCGCTCTCCACATTCGGGCATTCCGCCACCGGGCACAGCGAAAACCGCAGGTCACCCGAGGTGACCGAGGTCGGCTCGGCGAAGGCGAGATTGATGATGTCCCATTCGTCCGGGACGTCGGCCATCCGGACGTAGCCGGAACCGTTGGCGAAGCTGGCGTGCAGGTAACCGACCAGCACGTGCTTTGGCAGCGCGGCCGCGGCCGGGCCGGGGGTCACCATGAGCAACGCGAGTACCGGCAGCAGTGCGGTGAACAGTCGTCTCATCCGTGCCTCCCGAAGGCTGGTGACGCAGGTCACCCCAAATTGGACTAGACCATTGGGACACTTGTCAAGTGGTCCAGACCACCTGGACGGGGTCGCGCGAGCGCCGCGGAAGTGCGAGGCTGCTGGCATGGCGAAGGATCCGAACCCCGACCCCGGCTGGTACTACAACACCCGGACCAACCAGGTGGAGCACCTGGAGCGGGCCCGCTCGGTCGACCTGCTCGGCCCGTACCCCGACGAGGCGACCGCCCGGCGCGCGCTGGAGATCGCCCGCGAGCGCACCAAGGCCGCCGACGCGGCCGATCGCGACTGGGACGAGGACTGAGCCGGACCATCCGGAACCGGCCCGGTTCGGGTTAGGGTCGAGGGGTGGCCACTGTAGTGCTAGGCACGCACCCAGCCGGTGGTGACTTCGGCCGGCTGCGCACCGAGTTCGCGCTGCCCGGCGGATTCGGTGCCGACGTGCTGGCCGAGGCCGAAGCCGCGGTGATGGACCCGCTGCAGCTGGACGCCGAGCGCGAGGACGCCACCGCGTTGCCGCTGGTCACCATCGATCCGCCCGGCTCGAAGGACCTCGACCAGGCGCTGCTGGTCGAACGCCGTTCACGCGGCTTCCGCGTGCACTACGCGATCGCCGACCTGGCCGCCTTCGTCGCGCCCGGCGGCCCGATCGACCGCGAGGCGCGCCGCCGCGGCCAGACCCTGTACCTGCCGGACGGCAACGTGCCGCTGCACCCGCCGGTCCTGTCCGAGGGCGCGGCGAGCCTGCTGCCAGGCGAAACGC
Coding sequences within:
- a CDS encoding chitinase, whose translation is MRRLFTALLPVLALLMVTPGPAAAALPKHVLVGYLHASFANGSGYVRMADVPDEWDIINLAFAEPTSVTSGDLRFSLCPVAECPNVESEAEFIQAIRAKQAQGKKVLISIGGQNGQVQLSTTAARDRFVSSVAAIIDKYGLDGLDIDFEGHSLSLNPGDRTLANPTTPVIVNLISALKTLKARYGAGFVLTMAPETFFVQLGYQFYGSGQWGGADPRAAAYLPVIHAMRDSLTLLHVQDYNSGPIMGLDNQYHTMGVADFHTAMTDMVLAGFPIEGNAANPFPPLRQDQVAFGLPANSYAGNGFTPVAEVHKSLDCLMKAQNCGTYQPRGVYPNLRGLMAWSINWDKFTGQEFSKAHRAKLPR